In a genomic window of Brettanomyces nanus chromosome 1, complete sequence:
- a CDS encoding uncharacterized protein (EggNog:ENOG41), with translation MPPSYIGSVRYQHSSKTFGDYMLEKPGIKTNADLESKPLPSGYKYFAAKFPIELKDLKKYLTKKYPDPDASTFAGGVDLKTFNIVETYKAKKAKAASKPRLFITLLNRNPIYMEYIIWDTFDIDTGEKRTATQLRSRSGSFKDLLQSINKVKPTNETLEQVLPKMTKFKAEPTTPPFFRDKLDLDLKTNNLEDFLSHAKKESDLKRDNMFKARMNYEWSKQQLNKHSQTVESKTFFTPILVPGTLIPSSWIKMADYSEVGGKQYEFLFLEKNGNIQTFSTIPLKHQYNHNVFEILRNLRDSHLYIDNIDRLFAKDWRLLDGDRNRLAFARNRRQHYWNRIKYALLPICAFSTALTAYVLYITS, from the coding sequence ATGCCTCCGTCATATATCGGTTCTGTTCGATATCAGCATTCCTCGAAGACATTTGGCGATTATATGTTAGAGAAGCCGGGTATAAAGACTAACGCTGATTTAGAATCGAAACCATTGCCGTCTGGATACAAGTACTTTGCTGCGAAATTCCCCATagagttgaaggatttgaaaaAATATCTCACTAAGAAGTATCCAGATCCAGACGCAAGTACATTTGCTGGAGGtgttgatttgaagactttCAATATAGTGGAAACATACAAAGCAAAGAAGGCTAAGGCTGCCTCAAAACCTAGGTTATTTATCACGCTCTTGAACAGGAATCCAATATATATGGAATACATCATATGGGATACATTTGACATTGATACAGGTGAGAAAAGGACTGCAACACAGCTAAGAAGCAGATCTGGGTCGTTTAAAGATCTTTTACAGTCGATTAACAAGGTGAAACCCACGAATGAAACACTAGaacaagttcttccaaagatgaCGAAGTTCAAGGCTGAGCCAACGACTCCACCATTCTTCAGAGATAAACTTGATCTTGACTTGAAGACAAACAATTTAGAAGACTTCTTGAGTCATGCGAAGAAGGAAAGCGATCTGAAACGAGATAATATGTTCAAAGCAAGGATGAACTACGAATGGTCGAAACAACAGCTCAATAAACACTCTCAAACAGTCGAATCAAAGACTTTTTTCACCCCTATTTTAGTTCCTGGCACTTTAATACCGTCTAGTTGGATAAAAATGGCCGATTATTCGGAAGTGGGCGGCAAACAGTACGAATTTCTattcttggagaagaacGGTAACATACAGACGTTTTCTACTATACCGCTCAAGCATCAATACAACCACAATGTGTTTGAAATCCTTCGAAATCTTAGAGATTCTCATTTGTACATAGATAACATTGATAGGTTGTTTGCCAAAGACTGGAGACTACTCGATGGAGACAGAAATAGACTCGCTTTCGCGAGAAATAGACGTCAACACTATTGGAACCGTATCAAATATGCATTATTACCTATATGTGCATTCAGCACAGCACTGACTGCCTATGTGCTTTATATAACTTCCTAA
- a CDS encoding uncharacterized protein (BUSCO:EOG09343YF4), translated as MPNAKSLRKVSRLLKHKNGALHPGSRKAKLLTRATLREEKVGRIKKIHQRIKDNDLLMEKFFQECINTGDLVEKDKFTIQDMQSMLDMFIKRDDEELDLLKKLRRSGRPPSRRQVVLQLKREHEYRVFSTGWKIPDLDDTRTVELFRKWKGDNGGLTALKFREIKQNDMVME; from the coding sequence ATTACTCAAGCATAAAAACGGAGCACTTCATCCTGGCAGTCGGAAAGCCAAACTTTTGACTAGGGCTACTCTTCGAGAAGAGAAGGTAGGAAGGATTAAAAAAATACACCAGAGAATAAAAGACAATGATTTGTTGATGGAGAAATTCTTTCAGGAATGCATAAATACGGGTGATTTAGTAGAGAAGGACAAATTTACGATACAGGATATGCAGAGTATGCTCGATATGTTTATTAAGagagatgatgaggagttggatctgttgaagaagctgagaAGATCTGGAAGGCCTCCATCAAGGAGACAAGTTGTGTTACAATTGAAACGGGAACATGAGTATCGTGTGTTTTCAACAGGATGGAAGATTcctgatttggatgatacCAGAACAGTCGAGCTATTCCGAAAATGGAAGGGTGATAATGGAGGATTGACGGCACTTAAATTCAGAGAGATCAAGCAGAATGATATGGTGATGGAGTAA
- a CDS encoding uncharacterized protein (EggNog:ENOG41): MVMWSSTHFGNARYSIANVYPTLDAYIRTAHTDGKSSSFDYILVSATSLQELSSLFAKLSPLIRSQLETTENIPTIVLESTNFVNLEPFVSMSLQLDKSVTLPILSVMSDFDIRLVGENSYSVRKSLKESELLYVGRSGTDSEYTSNDIEMINQFSDLLESAGLDVYKLKTPVEFFSYQWKFALPRIALGPLSILFEKPFPMQLQDHILAKPLISGLILEVITIIKTIGCKLFKSYDSENSLLQRLGELEPVEEVGLDFLETPQLYYNFYHQNELYMDLLLLQPILIADDYQVKTPYLEFLYAMMCQVNNNNRSTLSNPTSDFWLRKTDEHVKQLKQEEEELIKRKTLQEKQIKEQKEILQHMKASQTNGQIHQAQQSEQLKQHHQSVSTPLSQDGELEELSQLAQTYLLNEKTPSALNGNEFSPQTMKMNQTDHSKNSQGSDSIDPRQTESPSPTLTQNLPHGLPPQGLPAHQQIFSQQLRQSNYQQTYQQPYPPSQQYQQPSQQYQQLPQQYQQPYQQKYQQPYPTSQQPYPQQYNQYLPPQHPHTVRRQRSMPFDNSSMMQSGMPRTFSVQPNEPSMPLARGPGPSNFQQPSGLGRQFKKTSRKSSRKSNAFLTNSLLSTSDGLEADSRGMPGARLSMMPLQNTSSNVVQQHPVRRSSSGFMLPRKPSSGFGIEVIPQQQPQSQSQSQSQSHLQSASQTHLQAQGQASQPAQAPSSSSSSSQMRPPPAIPQQRTDSGSRQSSPYSASESPLASGSSSKEGLAPVPEATPAPTPAYVVSEHAKNQDKKKKKKKKKKKGGLFGLGRH, from the exons ATGGTGATG tgGTCTTCTACTCATTTCGGCAATGCTCGTTATAGTATAGCAAACGTATATCCCACATTGGACGCATACATCAGAACTGCCCATACCGATGGCAAATCATCAAGCTTTGATTATATTCTTGTTTCGGCCACCTCACTTCAGGAGCTATCGTCTTTGTTTGCCAAATTGTCTCCCTTGATCCGGAGTCAGCTCGAAACTACTGAAAATATTCCTACTATTGTGCTGGAGTCAACCAACTTTGTTAACCTAGAGCCCTTTGTATCAATGTCACTTCAATTGGACAAGTCAGTTACATTGCCTATCTTGTCGGTGATGTCGGACTTTGACATTCGTCTCGTTGGGGAAAATAGTTACAGCGTGAGGAAAAGTCTCAAAGAAAGCGAATTGCTCTATGTGGGTCGTAGTGGTACCGATTCCGAATACACCTCAAACGATATTGAGATGATCAACCAGTTTTCTGACCTGTTAGAAAGTGCAGGGCTCGATGTTTATAAACTGAAGACCCCTGTGGAATTCTTTTCCTATCAATGGAAGTTCGCTCTACCTAGGATTGCATTGGGTCCTCTCTCGatactctttgaaaagcCGTTTCCTATGCAACTACAGGATCATATTCTTGCCAAACCTCTCATTAGCGGACTGATTCTGGAGGTGATTACTATTATTAAGACCATTGGGTGtaagcttttcaaaagtTACGACAGTGAGAACTCTTTATTGCAAAGACTGGGAGAGCTTGAGCCTGTAGAAGAGGTCGGACTTGACTTTTTGGAGACTCCTCAACTTTACTATAACTTCTACCATCAGAATGAATTGTATATGGATCTATTGTTGCTACAACCGATTCTTATTGCCGATGATTATCAAGTGAAGACTCCTTATTTGGAGTTTTTATATGCAATGATGTGTCAagtcaacaacaacaaccgGTCTACTTTGTCCAACCCAACTTCGGACTTTTGGTTACGCAAGACGGATGAACACGTCAAGCAGCTAAagcaggaagaggaagagctaataaagagaaagactcttcaagagaagcagatcaaggaacagaaagagattcttcaacatatGAAGGCTTCTCAGACAAACGGGCAGATTCATCAGGCTCAACAGTCGGAGCAGTTGAAGCAACATCACCAGAGTGTTTCCACACCTCTATCTCAAgatggagaacttgaagaactctCACAGCTAGCACAGACATATCTCTTGAATGAGAAGACACCGTCTGCCCTCAATGGCAACGAGTTTTCTCCTCAGACCATGAAGATGAACCAGACTGATCATTCTAAAAACTCGCAGGGTTCAGATAGTATTGATCCTCGTCAAACCGAATCTCCGTCGCCTACGCTTACTCAAAACTTGCCTCATGGTCTTCCTCCTCAAGGATTGCCTGCGCACCAACAGATATTCTCTCAGCAATTGCGCCAGTCGAATTATCAGCAAACCTACCAGCAACCGTACCCACCTTCTCAGCAGTACCAACAGCCTTCTCAGCAGTACCAGCAACTTCCTCAGCAATACCAACAGCCTTATCAGCAAAAATATCAGCAGCCTTATCCGACCTCTCAGCAACCTTATCCACAGCAGTATAATCAGTATCTGCCACCACAACATCCACATACTGTTCGCAGACAGAGATCAATGCCATTTGATAATTCATCGATGATGCAAAGTGGAATGCCTAGAACATTCTCTGTTCAGCCTAATGAACCGTCAATGCCACTGGCAAGAGGTCCTGGTCCTTCGAACTTCCAGCAACCATCGGGTCTGGGAAGACAGTTTAAGAAGACCTCAAGAAAGTCAAGCCGAAAGTCGAATGCGTTCCTAACGAACTCACTTCTTTCCACTTCGGACGGATTAGAGGCAGATTCAAGAGGCATGCCGGGTGCACGTCTGTCAATGATGCCACTACAGAATACATCTTCGAATGTTGTTCAACAGCATCCAGTAAGACGGTCTTCTTCGGGGTTTATGCTACCTAGAAAACCTTCTAGTGGCTTTGGTATCGAGGTGATACCACAGCAGCAACCCcagtctcagtctcagtctcagtctcagtctCACTTGCAATCAGCAAGCCAGACTCATTTGCAAGCTCAGGGCCAGGCTTCCCAACCAGCGCAAGCGCcttcatcgtcgtcgtcatctAGCCAGATGAGGCCTCCTCCAGCTATACCACAGCAACGCACAGACTCTGGATCAAGGCAATCATCCCCTTATTCCGCATCAGAGTCACCACTGGCTAGCGGTTCGAGCTCGAAGGAGGGTCTGGCCCCTGTTCCTGAAGCTACGCCAGCACCTACACCAGCATATGTGGTGTCAGAGCATGCTAAAAACcaagataagaaaaagaagaaaaagaagaagaagaaaaaaggaggTCTTTTTGGACTGGGAAGACATTAG
- a CDS encoding uncharacterized protein (EggNog:ENOG41): MFSNEDNLESITVVFKLFCKSLPNTTGHFLELCRGEYGGSKLRGSYKKAAVTRVVAPEYIVQMGKLVKRSEETVNKLESLVDADEYSQTEPKIRDKLRFKRGGLLCLVAQPSDQNRKPVDLSFFVTLDDLQKYKDRELKGYLIIGELEKPELSKLIHWLQKLHVDENDQPIEPCWIAGCGELVPKSKQQ; encoded by the coding sequence CAATGAGGACAATTTAGAGTCTATCACAGTAGTGTTTAAGCTTTTTTGTAAGAGTCTTCCCAACACTACAGGGCATTTTCTAGAGCTGTGTCGAGGGGAGTATGGAGGATCGAAACTTCGAGGCTCGTACAAAAAAGCTGCTGTTACACGAGTGGTAGCTCCCGAATACATAGTACAGATGGGGAAGTTAGTGAAACGGTCAGAGGAAACGGTCAATAAGTTGGAGTCGTTGGTGGATGCTGACGAATACAGTCAAACGGAACCCAAAATACGAGACAAGCTGAGGTTTAAAAGGGGGGGACTATTGTGTTTAGTTGCTCAACCGAGTGATCAAAATAGGAAGCCAGTTGACTTGTCGTTCTTTGTAACTTTAGACGATCTTCAAAAGTATAAGGATAGAGAATTGAAGGGATACTTGATAATAGGGGAGCTAGAAAAGCCAGAGCTTTCTAAGCTAATCCACTGGCTACAAAAGTTACATGTCGATGAAAATGATCAGCCTATTGAACCATGCTGGATTGCTGGATGTGGAGAATTGGTTCCAAAAAGCAAGCAACAATAG